The DNA sequence TCCTCTCCGTAGCTCGGAGTTATTTAGAAATCTGCATACATCTGGAACAACTTTAGTTCTCCATAGAGAAAGATCGCGAATATAGCGACCATTGAAGTTTTCTGCAACACAGACAAAGCGAGATGTCTCATCTTCAATTCTCTCTGCAAACCTCATAAAACTTCGAATTCCTATTACAGAAACATAGTTTCTAAGAGGCATGTCCTCTAAAAGGAGGCCTTCTTCTTTACATATTTTAAGTAAGTCTGTACGTGTGAATTTATTGATTCTATCCATAATGAACCGCTGATAAAGGCTGTTATAAGGACAAATACGGCTATCAGCTTGTGGAATCATTAAGCCAACGCAACCTAAACGATCGTAAAGGGTTTCTTGAAAGTGGCCGCGACCAAAATAATTAAATCCAAAGCGAAGCCTCTCGGCAAAATCCTTGAAGATGGACTCATTTATTCCAAGATGTTCACGCCACTTTTCACGTATAGAACCAAGTACACTTCGCGAAGAGTTTGAAAAAAACTCAGGAGGCAAGGAATAGTCACACTCCCTTATGCTTTTTACAAGCACATCATCAGAATTCCAGCGCCAGTTAGAGATTAAATAGAGACGAAACCATTGACAGGTATCTTTGAGTTTAAGGTATGCACTATAAAAATGCTGTAGGAGAGAAGATTTTGCCTTTATAAATGAGGGTTTGATAAGATTATCAGAATCATAAGAATCTCTGTTATCTACGTGGTACTTTACTTGGTAAAAATCAGCAGAAGAATAGCGTCCCGCATCTAAAACGCCGGGAGGATTATAGTATACGCAAATATCGTCAACTCCTGAAGCAGCATCATGTTCAAAAATGACGTAATCTGCTTTCTTGTTTTCTATAAATAACGATGATGCCTGATACCAAAAATACATTCCCTGGTAAACATCGCCTTCTATTCGAGCACTAACTTGATTAATTGCCATTAATTCCCTCTATTATTAGATTTTACATCGCTCAGTATTCTATCTCTGACTTACCAAATTAGCTCTTCAGCTTCCACGGAAACTTCCACAATATAATTAAGACCATTTTTCAGCCATTCTAATTTTCTTCTAAAGTAAACACTTTCAGTCTTCTTTCTTGCATCGCAGAATATAATTTTGTATAGTATAATACATATAAAAACTATGTCAATATAAAAACTATTCGAATATTACTTTTATATAAATTGAGGTGTAAATCTTTGATTTTAAATGACAACCAAACTTTACCATGGGGTGTAAGAAAGCGTTTGGAAT is a window from the Candidatus Jettenia sp. genome containing:
- a CDS encoding SAVED domain-containing protein, yielding MAINQVSARIEGDVYQGMYFWYQASSLFIENKKADYVIFEHDAASGVDDICVYYNPPGVLDAGRYSSADFYQVKYHVDNRDSYDSDNLIKPSFIKAKSSLLQHFYSAYLKLKDTCQWFRLYLISNWRWNSDDVLVKSIRECDYSLPPEFFSNSSRSVLGSIREKWREHLGINESIFKDFAERLRFGFNYFGRGHFQETLYDRLGCVGLMIPQADSRICPYNSLYQRFIMDRINKFTRTDLLKICKEEGLLLEDMPLRNYVSVIGIRSFMRFAERIEDETSRFVCVAENFNGRYIRDLSLWRTKVVPDVCRFLNNSELRRGENHLLLDCHSSLAFLAGYELDQKSGANVYPIQKGIKTVAWKPSGDRFLDGWKWKKEVIQLNSESSDIALAISVTHDIFDDVENYLTSHKVQVRSIVKLRPESNLGASSITGANHAVCLAELAMQEIVNNKSKLHGLTHIFAAAPNGLIFFLGRYRFALGIIQLYEFDFEGEQGRTYVPSFRLPFSH